Proteins co-encoded in one Malus sylvestris chromosome 7, drMalSylv7.2, whole genome shotgun sequence genomic window:
- the LOC126630047 gene encoding adenosylhomocysteinase-like, translated as MDEISPKSKSSIFRLHTIYPDFLKTDPKRYHKMKDRLVGVSEETTTGVKRLYQMQASDALLFPAINVNNSVTKSKFDNLYGCRHSLPDGLMRATDVMIAGKVSVVCGYGDVGKGCAAALKQAGSRVVVTEIDPICALQALMESLQVLPLEDVVSEADIFVTTAGNKDIIMVDPLLDFILEVMPWRFQNIHLRPPQEPQLVSGPEGPKARPTMMLFITDTTSPPPPFSPATTSTPSDFSADVRLTFEKAMRYNPQSHEVYNYANQLRSRFEELFQHLIDKHGDEFRSEKGF; from the exons ATGGATGAAATCAGTCCTAAATCCA AGTCCTCCATCTTTCGATTACATACCATTTATCCAGATTTCTTGAAAACCGACCCCAAGAGGTACCACAAGATGAAGGACAGGTTGGTCGGAGTCTCGGAGGAGACCACCACCGGCGTCAAGAGATTGTATCAGATGCAGGCCAGCGACGCTCTCTTGTTCCCCGCCATCAATGTCAACAACTCTGTTACCAAGAGCAAGTTTGACAACTTGTACGGATGCCGTCACTCTCTCCCCGATGGTTTGATGAGAGCCACTGATGTTATGATTGCCGGAAAGGTTTCAGTTGTCTGTGGATACGGAGATGTCGGAAAGGGTTGTGCTGCTGCCCTCAAGCAAGCTGGATCTCGCGTGGTTGTGACTGAGATTGATCCAATCTGTGCCCTCCAGGCTCTTATGGAAAGCCTTCAGGTTCTTCCCCTTGAAGATGTTGTCTCTGAGGCCGATATCTTTGTTACCACCGCCGGTAACAAGGACATCATCATGGTTGATCCACTGCTAGATTTCATTCTCGAGGTCATGCCATGGCGTTTTCAGAACATCCATCTTCGGCCGCCTCAAGAACCGCAGCTCGTTTCAGGCCCCGAAGGCCCTAAAGCCAGGCCCACCATGATGCTATTTATCACCGACACCACCAGTCCACCTCCGCCATTCTCGCCAGCAACGACCTCAACGCCTTCTGATTTCTCAGCTGATGTACGATTGACTTTCGAGAAGGCCATGCGGTACAATCCCCAAAGCCACGAGGTGTATAATTATGCCAATCAGCTTCGTTCGAGGTTTGAGGAGTTGTTTCAGCATCTGATTGACAAACACGGAGATGAATTCCGGTCCGAAAAAGGGTTCTGA